In the Nicotiana tabacum cultivar K326 chromosome 16, ASM71507v2, whole genome shotgun sequence genome, one interval contains:
- the LOC107770367 gene encoding uncharacterized protein LOC107770367 yields the protein MNISHINVSPFNPLTSILNQNKLERPNYVDWKRNFDIVLTAEDKFVITKEFPEKHDKNATDDQVKAYDKCVKADEMARCYSLASMANILQHQQQTMGSTYDMLESHK from the coding sequence ATGAATATCTCTCACATTAACGTGTCTCCATTCAACCCACTTACCtcaattttgaaccaaaataagTTAGAACGCCCAAATTATGTTGACTGGAAAAGGAACTTTGATATTGTCCTAACTGCTGAAGACAAATTTGTAATCACTAAGGAGTTCCCAGAAAAACATGATAAAAATGCTACTGATGATCAGGTTAAGGCCTATGACAAATGTGTCAAGGCTGATGAGATGGCACGATGTTACAGTCTTGCCTCTATGGCGAATATTTTGCAACATCAGCAACAGACTATGGGGTCTACTTATGACATGCTTGAAAGTCATAAATAA